The following proteins are encoded in a genomic region of Opitutaceae bacterium:
- a CDS encoding DUF4133 domain-containing protein has product MNSNTLNEHDANQGAQSSGEFLGMTGNSGWYLLGSGGATIMMVIFLWGVLGVSLLLCLFVGILLCVGSVVYVFTLKNNRPQHYDTDFFESSLVEAGVLGFRFSPRAKLLSNPFLDLSGERIAPEVKATAPSRKTAPRSDVQRNNFDSQPATGEPAEPSKESKAKKAPEMVSKADYETLKEKLEYAEEALEEAIEGGDEL; this is encoded by the coding sequence GTGAACTCAAACACGTTGAACGAACACGACGCCAATCAGGGGGCTCAATCCTCGGGTGAGTTTCTCGGTATGACGGGAAACTCCGGATGGTACCTACTGGGCTCCGGCGGAGCGACGATCATGATGGTGATCTTCCTCTGGGGTGTTCTCGGTGTTTCGCTCCTTTTGTGTTTGTTCGTGGGTATCCTTCTGTGCGTGGGGTCGGTTGTCTATGTCTTCACGTTGAAGAACAACCGACCCCAACACTACGACACGGACTTCTTCGAGTCTTCGCTCGTGGAAGCGGGGGTTTTGGGGTTTCGCTTCTCGCCCAGGGCCAAGCTGCTCAGCAATCCCTTCTTGGATTTGAGTGGTGAACGCATCGCCCCGGAAGTGAAGGCCACTGCTCCCTCACGAAAAACAGCGCCGCGGTCGGACGTGCAAAGAAACAATTTCGATTCCCAACCCGCTACGGGTGAGCCGGCAGAGCCAAGCAAGGAATCGAAAGCGAAGAAGGCGCCGGAAATGGTATCAAAGGCGGACTATGAAACGCTGAAGGAAAAACTCGAGTACGCCGAGGAGGCGCTCGAAGAAGCAATCGAAGGAGGCGATGAGCTATGA